A region from the Lycium barbarum isolate Lr01 chromosome 8, ASM1917538v2, whole genome shotgun sequence genome encodes:
- the LOC132605602 gene encoding mediator of RNA polymerase II transcription subunit 33A-like isoform X4, with product MVLALLSTRVIPARRSCPMAYRLYMELLKRYAFSLPSLVNGPNYQKIMESINDTLHLSQIFELQGSESGMHMVEYVFTVVWQLLDASLDDEGLLELTAEKKSRWPVATKEIEISNQDGFSGKRVEHREALCRMNTVLAIEIIGELFGDRLISMILYLACRNMPTHWDSFMQHLQLLVSNSSALRNSKNISPEALILLISKNRGVLSRECKTSSRKFLHAVMASGSLALSASRRDDASTSVLWLPIDLFLEDIMDGTQVTATSAADTLTGLVKALQAVNCTSWQNTFFGLWISALKLVNRERDSSEGPVPRLDTCLCLLLSITTLAITNIIKEEENDSSSRDQRTESTGKRRQALVSSLQQLHDYEGLLTPPLPAIPLANQAALKAMMFLSGLSGGSEYFDGMRLNDIPVNCAGNLWHLIVEACIARHILDTSAYLWPGYVKGQCNKVPRNMSGPLPSWSSLMKGGLLTPPMVSALVSTPASSLAEIEKIYEIAVNGPAEEKISAATILCGASLARGWNIQEHTVLFITRLLSPCVPSDYGGTDSHLIGYAPFLNVLLVGISSIDGIQIFSLHGLVPQLVGALMPICEAFGSCAPNVSWTLMSEKITSHAVFSNAFTLLLKLWMFDQPPLEHVTRDVPVGSHLTPEYLLLVRNAQLAFSEDLPIDQSKSKQLPRVPNRLFREPIFMDSFPKLKCWYRQHQACIASPLSGLIPGTPVHQIVEALLNFMFRKINSAGQSLIPPTSSGSNSSMSGNEEISPHLKLPAWDILEAVPFVLNAALTACAHGTLSPRELATGLKYLADFLPASLPTIASYFSAEVTRGIWKPASMNGTDWPSPAANLATVEQQIKKILAATGVDVPSLSVGGSSPAILPLPLAILVSLTITYKLDRDTDRFLNFMGAAVSNLATNCPWPCMPVMASLWAQKVRRWSDFLVFSSSRTVFHHSSDAVVQLLRVCFTATLGLGTSSIESNGGVGSLLGHGFGSHFSGGISPVAPGILYLRVHRAVRNVMFMAEEIVSLLMHFVRDIADSGVPARELEKLKKTRSGFPASCHVSLAAAMARVKVSASLGASLVWITGGLSLVQSLLKETLPSWFISAHGSEPNGGVSEGMVARLRGYALAYLAVLSGTFAWGVDSLSTTSKYRPSMLGAHLEFLASALDGKISLGCNKATWKAYVSGFVSLVVGCTPSWLLEVNLEVLKRLSKGLKRWGDEVLALALLETSGVGAMGIAAEMIIEGDLNFAT from the exons ATGGTTCTCGCGCTTCTCTCCACTAG AGTAATTCCTGCACGAAGGAGCTGTCCGATGGCATACAGGCTGTATATGGAACTTCTAAAAAGATATGCTTTTTCATTACCTTCTCTGGTTAACGGTCCAAATTATCAAAA GATTATGGAGTCGATAAATGATACTCTTCATCTTTCCCAGATATTTGAACTCCAGGGGTCTGAAAGTGGAATGCATATGGTTGAATATGTTTTCACGGTTGTATGGCAGTTACTTGATGCTTCACTTGATGATGAGGGGTTGCTGGAACTGACTGCTGAAAAGAAGTCTAGGTGGCCAGTTGCAACTAAAGAAATCGAAATCAGCAATCAGGATGGCTTTTCTGGGAAAAGAGTTGAACATCGTGAAGCATTATGTAGAATGAACACTGTACTGGCTATTGAAATAATTGGCGAACTTTTTGGGGACAGACTGATATCCATGATTCTTTATTTGGCATGTAGGAACAT gCCCACACATTGGGATTCTTTCATGCAGCACTTACAACTTCTAGTGTCAAACTCCTCAGCtctaagaaactctaagaatatcTCTCCGGAGGCTTTGATACTGTTGATATCAAAAAACCGTGGAGTCCTCTCCAGAGAATGCAAAACAAGCTCTCGTAAATTTCTTCATGCTGTTATGGCTTCTGGATCACTTGCGCTTTCTGCTAGTCGGCGTGATGATGCTAGTACATCAGTTCTCTGGCTACCCATTGATCTCTTTCTAGAAGATATCATGGATGGAACACAAGTGACAGCTACAAGTGCTGCTGACACCCTTACTG GTCTGGTGAAGGCTCTGCAGGCAGTTAACTGTACATCGTGGCAGAATACATTTTTTGGATTGTGGATTTCAGCCCTAAAGCTTGTTAATAGA GAAAGGGATTCCAGTGAGGGACCAGTACCTCGTCTTGATACTTGCTTATGCTTGTTGTTGTCTATTACAACGCTAGCAATTACCAACATAATTAAAGAGGAGGAAAATGATAGCAGCTCTAGGGATCAAAGAACAGAGTCCACAGGAAAACGTCGTCAGGCTTTGGTTTCTAGCTTACAGCAACTGCATGATTATGAAGGCTTGTTGACCCCACCATTGCCTGCAATTCCTTTGGCAAACCAAGCTGCTTTGAAAGCAATGATGTTCCTTTCAGGGCTAAGTGGGGGGAGTGAATACTTTGATGGGATGAGATTGAACGACATTCCTGTCAATTGTG CTGGAAACTTGTGGCACCTTATTGTTGAGGCTTGCATTGCTAGACACATTTTGGATACATCTGCTTATTTATGGCCGGGATACGTAAAAGGTCAATGCAATAAAGTGCCTCGTAACATGTCAGGCCCATTGCCTAGCTGGTCATCATTGATGAAGGGGGGTCTCCTAACTCCTCCAATGGTCAGTGCATTGGTTTCAACACCCGCTTCAAG CTTAGCAGAAATAGAGAAAATATATGAGATTGCTGTCAATGGTCCAGCTGAAGAGAAGATTTCTGCCGCTACTATTCTCTGTGGGGCCTCTCTTGCTCGTGGATGGAATATACAG GAACATACGGTTCTATTCATCACCAGGCTGCTTTCACCTTGTGTTCCTTCTGATTATGGTGGAACTGATAGCCATTTGATTGGCTATGCTCCATTTCTGAATGTTCTTCTTGTTGGTATATCATCTATCGACGGTATCCAGATATTTTCTTTACATGGATTG GTTCCACAGCTTGTTGGTGCATTGATGCCAATTTGTGAAGCCTTCGGTTCTTGTGCACCCAATGTGTCATGGACTCTAATGTCAGAAAAAATTACTTCACATGCCGTTTTCTCGAATGCATTCACACTTCTGCTGAAATTGTGGATGTTTGATCAGCCGCCGCTTGAGCATGTCACGAGAGATGTTCCTGTGGGATCCCATCTAACTCCTGAATACCTATTGCTGGTTCGCAACGCCCAGTTGGCATTCTCTGAAGATTTGCCGATAGATCAAAGCAAAAGCAAACAATTGCCTAGAGTTCCAAATCGATTATTTAGAGAACCCATATTTATGGATTCTTTCCCTAAACTAAAATGTTGGTACCGGCAACATCAAGCATGTATTGCGTCACCTCTCTCAGGTCTCATCCCTGGAACTCCTGTTCATCAGATAGTTGAAGCACTGCTGAACTTCATGTTCAGAAAAATAAATAGTGCTGGTCAGTCCCTTATACCTCCAACTTCAAGTGGTAGTAACTCATCTATGTCTGGAAATGAAGAGATATCTCCTCATCTTAAGTTGCCCGCATGGGATATTTTGGAAGCTGTTCCTTTTGTGCTTAATGCTGCTCTCACAGCCTGTGCTCACGGGACCTTGTCACCACGTGAACTAGCCACTG GTCTTAAGTATCTAGCTGACTTTCTTCCTGCGTCTTTGCCAACAATTGCAAGTTACTTTTCAGCTGAAGTGACACGGGGTATTTGGAAGCCTGCTTCTATGAATGGAACTGATTGGCCAAGTCCTGCTGCGAATTTAGCAACAGTGGAACAACAAATTAAGAAAATCCTAGCTGCCACTGGTGTTGATGTGCCAAGTCTCTCTGTAG GTGGAAGTTCTCCAGCTATTCTTCCTTTGCCCCTGGCAATCCTTGTGAGCCTCACCATTACATATAAACTTGATAGAGATACTGACCGCTTTCTGAACTTCATGGGCGCAGCAGTGAGTAACCTGGCTACAAATTGTCCTTGGCCATGTATGCCTGTGATGGCTTCCCTATGGGCTCAAAAGGTTAGACGCTGGAGTGACTTTCTTGTTTTCTCTTCATCCCGAACTGTTTTCCACCACAGCAGTGATGCAGTGGTTCAACTTCTTCGGGTCTGCTTTACAGCTACACTAGGTTTGGGTACATCTTCTATAGAAAGCAATGGGGGAGTTGGTTCACTTCTGGGTCATGGATTTGGTTCGCATTTTTCTGGTGGCATTTCTCCTGTTGCCCCCGGTATACTCTACTTGCGTGTTCATAGAGCTGTCAGAAATGTCATGTTTATGGCAGAAGAGATCGTCTCCCTTCTGATGCATTTCGTCAGAGATATTGCAGATAGTGGAGTCCCTGCTAGGGAATTGGAGAAACTCAAGAAAACCAGAAGTGGATTCCCTGCATCTTGTCACGTCTCTCTTGCTGCAGCAATGGCCCGTGTCAAGGTTTCAGCTTCATTGGGTGCTTCATTAGTTTGGATCACAGGTGGTTTAAGTTTAGTCCAATCTTTGTTAAAAGAAACTTTGCCATCTTGGTTTATATCTGCACATGGATCAGAGCCCAACGGTGGGGTCTCAGAAGGGATGGTTGCAAGGCTAAGGGGTTATGCCCTTGCATACTTGGCAGTTCTGTCAGGAACATTTGCTTGGGGGGTGGATTCATTGTCAACCACATCCAAGTATCGACCAAGTATGCTTGGAGCACACTTGGAGTTTCTTGCAAGTGCACTAGATGGCAAAATATCACTTGGTTGTAACAAGGCTACATGGAAAGCATACGTGTCAGGATTCGTAAGCTTGGTGGTGGGATGCACACCAAGCTGGCTTTTGGAGGTGAATCTTGAGGTTTTGAAGAGGTTGAGCAAGGGATTGAAACGGTGGGGCGACGAAGTACTAGCTTTGGCGCTTTTGGAAACTAGTGGTGTTGGTGCTATGGGCATTGCTGCTGAAATGATAATAGAAGGGGATTTGAACTTTGCTACATGA
- the LOC132605602 gene encoding mediator of RNA polymerase II transcription subunit 33A-like isoform X6: MAHVFTVIMESINDTLHLSQIFELQGSESGMHMVEYVFTVVWQLLDASLDDEGLLELTAEKKSRWPVATKEIEISNQDGFSGKRVEHREALCRMNTVLAIEIIGELFGDRLISMILYLACRNMPTHWDSFMQHLQLLVSNSSALRNSKNISPEALILLISKNRGVLSRECKTSSRKFLHAVMASGSLALSASRRDDASTSVLWLPIDLFLEDIMDGTQVTATSAADTLTGLVKALQAVNCTSWQNTFFGLWISALKLVNRERDSSEGPVPRLDTCLCLLLSITTLAITNIIKEEENDSSSRDQRTESTGKRRQALVSSLQQLHDYEGLLTPPLPAIPLANQAALKAMMFLSGLSGGSEYFDGMRLNDIPVNCAGNLWHLIVEACIARHILDTSAYLWPGYVKGQCNKVPRNMSGPLPSWSSLMKGGLLTPPMVSALVSTPASSLAEIEKIYEIAVNGPAEEKISAATILCGASLARGWNIQEHTVLFITRLLSPCVPSDYGGTDSHLIGYAPFLNVLLVGISSIDGIQIFSLHGLVPQLVGALMPICEAFGSCAPNVSWTLMSEKITSHAVFSNAFTLLLKLWMFDQPPLEHVTRDVPVGSHLTPEYLLLVRNAQLAFSEDLPIDQSKSKQLPRVPNRLFREPIFMDSFPKLKCWYRQHQACIASPLSGLIPGTPVHQIVEALLNFMFRKINSAGQSLIPPTSSGSNSSMSGNEEISPHLKLPAWDILEAVPFVLNAALTACAHGTLSPRELATGLKYLADFLPASLPTIASYFSAEVTRGIWKPASMNGTDWPSPAANLATVEQQIKKILAATGVDVPSLSVGGSSPAILPLPLAILVSLTITYKLDRDTDRFLNFMGAAVSNLATNCPWPCMPVMASLWAQKVRRWSDFLVFSSSRTVFHHSSDAVVQLLRVCFTATLGLGTSSIESNGGVGSLLGHGFGSHFSGGISPVAPGILYLRVHRAVRNVMFMAEEIVSLLMHFVRDIADSGVPARELEKLKKTRSGFPASCHVSLAAAMARVKVSASLGASLVWITGGLSLVQSLLKETLPSWFISAHGSEPNGGVSEGMVARLRGYALAYLAVLSGTFAWGVDSLSTTSKYRPSMLGAHLEFLASALDGKISLGCNKATWKAYVSGFVSLVVGCTPSWLLEVNLEVLKRLSKGLKRWGDEVLALALLETSGVGAMGIAAEMIIEGDLNFAT; encoded by the exons ATGGCTCATGTCTTCACTGT GATTATGGAGTCGATAAATGATACTCTTCATCTTTCCCAGATATTTGAACTCCAGGGGTCTGAAAGTGGAATGCATATGGTTGAATATGTTTTCACGGTTGTATGGCAGTTACTTGATGCTTCACTTGATGATGAGGGGTTGCTGGAACTGACTGCTGAAAAGAAGTCTAGGTGGCCAGTTGCAACTAAAGAAATCGAAATCAGCAATCAGGATGGCTTTTCTGGGAAAAGAGTTGAACATCGTGAAGCATTATGTAGAATGAACACTGTACTGGCTATTGAAATAATTGGCGAACTTTTTGGGGACAGACTGATATCCATGATTCTTTATTTGGCATGTAGGAACAT gCCCACACATTGGGATTCTTTCATGCAGCACTTACAACTTCTAGTGTCAAACTCCTCAGCtctaagaaactctaagaatatcTCTCCGGAGGCTTTGATACTGTTGATATCAAAAAACCGTGGAGTCCTCTCCAGAGAATGCAAAACAAGCTCTCGTAAATTTCTTCATGCTGTTATGGCTTCTGGATCACTTGCGCTTTCTGCTAGTCGGCGTGATGATGCTAGTACATCAGTTCTCTGGCTACCCATTGATCTCTTTCTAGAAGATATCATGGATGGAACACAAGTGACAGCTACAAGTGCTGCTGACACCCTTACTG GTCTGGTGAAGGCTCTGCAGGCAGTTAACTGTACATCGTGGCAGAATACATTTTTTGGATTGTGGATTTCAGCCCTAAAGCTTGTTAATAGA GAAAGGGATTCCAGTGAGGGACCAGTACCTCGTCTTGATACTTGCTTATGCTTGTTGTTGTCTATTACAACGCTAGCAATTACCAACATAATTAAAGAGGAGGAAAATGATAGCAGCTCTAGGGATCAAAGAACAGAGTCCACAGGAAAACGTCGTCAGGCTTTGGTTTCTAGCTTACAGCAACTGCATGATTATGAAGGCTTGTTGACCCCACCATTGCCTGCAATTCCTTTGGCAAACCAAGCTGCTTTGAAAGCAATGATGTTCCTTTCAGGGCTAAGTGGGGGGAGTGAATACTTTGATGGGATGAGATTGAACGACATTCCTGTCAATTGTG CTGGAAACTTGTGGCACCTTATTGTTGAGGCTTGCATTGCTAGACACATTTTGGATACATCTGCTTATTTATGGCCGGGATACGTAAAAGGTCAATGCAATAAAGTGCCTCGTAACATGTCAGGCCCATTGCCTAGCTGGTCATCATTGATGAAGGGGGGTCTCCTAACTCCTCCAATGGTCAGTGCATTGGTTTCAACACCCGCTTCAAG CTTAGCAGAAATAGAGAAAATATATGAGATTGCTGTCAATGGTCCAGCTGAAGAGAAGATTTCTGCCGCTACTATTCTCTGTGGGGCCTCTCTTGCTCGTGGATGGAATATACAG GAACATACGGTTCTATTCATCACCAGGCTGCTTTCACCTTGTGTTCCTTCTGATTATGGTGGAACTGATAGCCATTTGATTGGCTATGCTCCATTTCTGAATGTTCTTCTTGTTGGTATATCATCTATCGACGGTATCCAGATATTTTCTTTACATGGATTG GTTCCACAGCTTGTTGGTGCATTGATGCCAATTTGTGAAGCCTTCGGTTCTTGTGCACCCAATGTGTCATGGACTCTAATGTCAGAAAAAATTACTTCACATGCCGTTTTCTCGAATGCATTCACACTTCTGCTGAAATTGTGGATGTTTGATCAGCCGCCGCTTGAGCATGTCACGAGAGATGTTCCTGTGGGATCCCATCTAACTCCTGAATACCTATTGCTGGTTCGCAACGCCCAGTTGGCATTCTCTGAAGATTTGCCGATAGATCAAAGCAAAAGCAAACAATTGCCTAGAGTTCCAAATCGATTATTTAGAGAACCCATATTTATGGATTCTTTCCCTAAACTAAAATGTTGGTACCGGCAACATCAAGCATGTATTGCGTCACCTCTCTCAGGTCTCATCCCTGGAACTCCTGTTCATCAGATAGTTGAAGCACTGCTGAACTTCATGTTCAGAAAAATAAATAGTGCTGGTCAGTCCCTTATACCTCCAACTTCAAGTGGTAGTAACTCATCTATGTCTGGAAATGAAGAGATATCTCCTCATCTTAAGTTGCCCGCATGGGATATTTTGGAAGCTGTTCCTTTTGTGCTTAATGCTGCTCTCACAGCCTGTGCTCACGGGACCTTGTCACCACGTGAACTAGCCACTG GTCTTAAGTATCTAGCTGACTTTCTTCCTGCGTCTTTGCCAACAATTGCAAGTTACTTTTCAGCTGAAGTGACACGGGGTATTTGGAAGCCTGCTTCTATGAATGGAACTGATTGGCCAAGTCCTGCTGCGAATTTAGCAACAGTGGAACAACAAATTAAGAAAATCCTAGCTGCCACTGGTGTTGATGTGCCAAGTCTCTCTGTAG GTGGAAGTTCTCCAGCTATTCTTCCTTTGCCCCTGGCAATCCTTGTGAGCCTCACCATTACATATAAACTTGATAGAGATACTGACCGCTTTCTGAACTTCATGGGCGCAGCAGTGAGTAACCTGGCTACAAATTGTCCTTGGCCATGTATGCCTGTGATGGCTTCCCTATGGGCTCAAAAGGTTAGACGCTGGAGTGACTTTCTTGTTTTCTCTTCATCCCGAACTGTTTTCCACCACAGCAGTGATGCAGTGGTTCAACTTCTTCGGGTCTGCTTTACAGCTACACTAGGTTTGGGTACATCTTCTATAGAAAGCAATGGGGGAGTTGGTTCACTTCTGGGTCATGGATTTGGTTCGCATTTTTCTGGTGGCATTTCTCCTGTTGCCCCCGGTATACTCTACTTGCGTGTTCATAGAGCTGTCAGAAATGTCATGTTTATGGCAGAAGAGATCGTCTCCCTTCTGATGCATTTCGTCAGAGATATTGCAGATAGTGGAGTCCCTGCTAGGGAATTGGAGAAACTCAAGAAAACCAGAAGTGGATTCCCTGCATCTTGTCACGTCTCTCTTGCTGCAGCAATGGCCCGTGTCAAGGTTTCAGCTTCATTGGGTGCTTCATTAGTTTGGATCACAGGTGGTTTAAGTTTAGTCCAATCTTTGTTAAAAGAAACTTTGCCATCTTGGTTTATATCTGCACATGGATCAGAGCCCAACGGTGGGGTCTCAGAAGGGATGGTTGCAAGGCTAAGGGGTTATGCCCTTGCATACTTGGCAGTTCTGTCAGGAACATTTGCTTGGGGGGTGGATTCATTGTCAACCACATCCAAGTATCGACCAAGTATGCTTGGAGCACACTTGGAGTTTCTTGCAAGTGCACTAGATGGCAAAATATCACTTGGTTGTAACAAGGCTACATGGAAAGCATACGTGTCAGGATTCGTAAGCTTGGTGGTGGGATGCACACCAAGCTGGCTTTTGGAGGTGAATCTTGAGGTTTTGAAGAGGTTGAGCAAGGGATTGAAACGGTGGGGCGACGAAGTACTAGCTTTGGCGCTTTTGGAAACTAGTGGTGTTGGTGCTATGGGCATTGCTGCTGAAATGATAATAGAAGGGGATTTGAACTTTGCTACATGA